The following are encoded together in the Vibrio zhugei genome:
- a CDS encoding DUF2066 domain-containing protein — protein MRYLALLLIGVISLPAAAVTKVNLYQTQVTVDPQNAQSDDQIRIQGMEQVLVRATGSTSALQNSVVKKALNNNDQYLTQISRTENDQGQGVVKLGFNGVHIRELLTQAQLPFWPAQRTNILVWLVKDTDYDRQIIWESSRSPLLKEMRQEARVRGLPLTLPVGDFSDVTGLSTTDLWGGFSDAIGEASARYPTDAIMVVQAQGDELHWTLYDQPAHAMQDDFKEPVTGQASGDDAMKTMIDTISEYYAQRGGVIVSDQSSQSLNADFTHVTDAQDFFNIEKMLTSLSSVASVNVQHIKGDDVQYRIHLLTSADVFKDEVLRNDAVQSSDRQNDWMNVEKMPQFSHSNSQVDSTGLAPSSGDSETSMAMDSGDSQSLDGPSPSANDGTSADSPQPHRPTLHFIWNHENG, from the coding sequence ATGCGCTATTTAGCTTTATTGTTAATCGGGGTCATATCACTGCCAGCGGCAGCGGTGACTAAAGTGAACTTGTATCAAACACAGGTAACGGTTGATCCACAAAATGCACAATCGGATGATCAGATTAGAATCCAAGGTATGGAGCAAGTTTTAGTTCGTGCCACAGGTTCCACATCGGCATTGCAAAATAGTGTTGTAAAAAAAGCACTCAATAATAACGACCAGTACCTCACACAGATCAGTCGTACAGAGAACGACCAAGGTCAAGGGGTGGTGAAACTGGGATTCAATGGCGTCCATATTCGCGAGTTGCTCACTCAAGCTCAATTGCCCTTCTGGCCGGCACAACGCACCAATATTCTGGTTTGGTTAGTAAAAGATACCGATTATGACCGTCAGATTATCTGGGAAAGCAGCCGCTCCCCCTTGCTTAAAGAAATGCGTCAAGAAGCCAGAGTCCGCGGATTGCCGTTAACCTTGCCCGTTGGCGATTTTTCTGACGTGACAGGCTTATCCACCACGGATCTTTGGGGAGGCTTTAGCGATGCGATAGGTGAGGCGAGTGCGCGTTACCCGACCGATGCCATCATGGTGGTACAAGCGCAAGGAGATGAGCTGCATTGGACGCTGTATGATCAACCGGCACATGCGATGCAAGACGATTTTAAAGAACCGGTCACCGGCCAAGCGAGTGGTGATGATGCAATGAAGACCATGATTGACACGATCAGTGAATATTATGCTCAGCGTGGTGGCGTTATCGTTTCCGACCAATCCTCTCAGTCATTAAATGCGGACTTTACTCATGTGACGGATGCGCAAGATTTCTTTAATATAGAGAAAATGCTGACATCATTAAGTTCGGTTGCATCCGTGAATGTGCAGCATATTAAAGGTGATGACGTACAATATCGTATTCACCTACTCACCTCGGCGGATGTCTTCAAAGACGAAGTATTGAGAAACGATGCGGTACAAAGCTCTGACCGTCAGAATGATTGGATGAATGTGGAAAAAATGCCGCAATTTTCCCACTCCAACAGCCAAGTGGATTCCACCGGGCTGGCCCCATCTTCTGGTGACAGTGAGACATCCATGGCGATGGATTCTGGTGATTCACAGTCGCTGGATGGTCCATCACCGTCTGCGAATGATGGAACTTCTGCGGATTCACCGCAGCCACATAGACCGACTCTGCATTTTATTTGGAATCACGAAAACGGATAA
- the wrbA gene encoding NAD(P)H:quinone oxidoreductase, whose amino-acid sequence MSTQVVVLYHSRHGSTRTLARHIARGVESVAGCEALLRTVSEFTDSPHDPVDPILSLEELKHCDGLAMGSPVWFGNMSAPMKHFWDQTTALWVGGDLIDKPACVFTSSSSLHGGQETTQNTMMLPLLHHGMMILGIPYSQPALHTTKHGGTPYGASHVSGHSDSLSPDEITLTQHLGKRLALVATQMKGLSTS is encoded by the coding sequence ATGAGTACTCAAGTTGTCGTGCTCTATCACAGCCGACACGGCAGTACGCGCACACTTGCTCGCCACATTGCGCGCGGGGTGGAATCCGTAGCGGGATGTGAAGCGTTATTACGTACCGTGTCGGAGTTTACTGACTCGCCACATGACCCCGTCGATCCCATCCTCAGCCTTGAGGAACTCAAACATTGTGATGGTTTGGCCATGGGCAGTCCGGTGTGGTTTGGTAACATGTCTGCGCCCATGAAGCACTTTTGGGATCAAACCACAGCCCTATGGGTCGGAGGCGATCTCATTGACAAACCTGCGTGTGTGTTTACCTCATCGTCCAGCCTTCATGGCGGCCAGGAAACCACCCAAAATACCATGATGCTGCCACTGCTCCATCATGGCATGATGATCTTGGGCATTCCTTATTCACAACCTGCGCTGCACACCACCAAACATGGTGGAACCCCTTATGGGGCGAGCCATGTGAGCGGACATAGTGACTCATTATCTCCCGATGAAATCACTCTAACGCAACATCTAGGAAAACGCCTAGCTTTGGTGGCCACTCAAATGAAAGGTCTGAGCACAAGTTAA
- the arsC gene encoding arsenate reductase (glutaredoxin) (This arsenate reductase requires both glutathione and glutaredoxin to convert arsenate to arsenite, after which the efflux transporter formed by ArsA and ArsB can extrude the arsenite from the cell, providing resistance.), whose translation MSVVIYHNPRCSKSRETLVLLEANNVQPEVVKYLETPPSLEELKTLFAKLGLDSVRKMMRTKEEAYKSQNLDDQSLSDDALFQAMVDTPKLIERPIVVNGEHARIGRPPESVLEIL comes from the coding sequence ATGTCAGTCGTGATTTATCATAACCCAAGATGCTCAAAAAGTCGTGAGACCTTAGTACTGCTAGAAGCCAATAATGTCCAGCCTGAAGTGGTGAAATACTTAGAAACGCCGCCGTCACTCGAAGAGCTTAAAACATTGTTTGCCAAACTCGGTTTAGATAGTGTTCGTAAAATGATGAGAACCAAGGAAGAGGCTTATAAAAGCCAAAATCTTGATGACCAATCCTTGAGCGATGATGCGCTGTTTCAAGCGATGGTAGACACGCCAAAATTGATCGAACGTCCGATCGTTGTCAATGGGGAACATGCCCGTATTGGCCGTCCACCCGAAAGCGTGCTTGAGATTTTATGA